Part of the Mauremys reevesii isolate NIE-2019 linkage group 4, ASM1616193v1, whole genome shotgun sequence genome is shown below.
GCTCATTGCCAGGCCGCCTTTCATTCGTAACATTATTCATAAATTATGAGGTGTGAGAGCCCTGGTTATGGCAGAAAACAAGATCTATATGGAGTGAGAAATAGCTAATACAGAGCGTCACTCTTCATTAGCCCTGCCCTCTGCTCTACGGATTAGTGCCCCAACGCTCTGCTTTCAGCCCATCAAGCCATGGAGTGACCATCTGAGCACCCATGCCCAAAGGCTCGTAGGCCTCTTAGCAGAGTCCAAATAAACACATTAGGGGATGTTACAAAACTACGGCAACCTGCCCTGCTAGAACAGAGCTGGGCACTGTTAGAATATTCCCACTCACTGAGGAATAGctcatttattccagtgctttccCGGCTGACGTGTGCCCACGTTCCCAATGAGGAGAGGAACTCCCAGTTTACATTTCCTGCCTTGGTTAGAGTGGCCCTGGCCCAGGACCATCCTGCAGTATGGAGCATCTGTTAAATGCAAAGCAGTCAAGGCCTTACGTACAGCAACGTTCCCAAACAGGAAAGGGCTGGGCCAGAGAAACTGAAGGCTTCCATTGTCAGGGGATCAAGACACAGTGTGCCAGGGCCTGAGAGCAGAAGACGACTCGATGGGTTTACAAGACTGTAAAGTACAAGGAGGAAATATTTTCCACCCCACTCTGGGTGTTTTCTTGCCAGATTCCAGAGCAGCAGCAAAATTTTAATGCTTGGGCAAACAGATGAAAAGCAGCCTGTTTTTTCCAAGATTTCCTAGAACCAAGAAGGCCACAGAATCTGTCggggggtgctgaaggcagcacattatttattatgatgatgatgatgaaataaTACTCTTGGCCAAATGTACAAAGTATTTAGGGACTGGAAGATGCAGACAGGTACCTAGTGGGATGGTCAAAAGttcctaagcaggttaggtgcccATTGGGTTGGGCCTCTAAGCTGCTCAGGCCCTTTAGTAAATCCCACTAGGTGGGTATCTGCATCTCTAGGCAATTatatacctttgtaaatctggccctatgttCCCTTGGCCATGGCCTCTGCAAACAACAAAAGTTGCTTCTTGCATTGGACAGCCATCCCCATCAACaacctcccccactcctctgcccccaCATGGAGGATCCCATCTCTTCAGATCTAGCCCTAGGGGCTTGGCTGAAGAGTCTCCCCGCATCCTACAGGGCAGGAAGCATGGGCTGTAGTGAGATGCTCCCAAACAAGGGTGGCGAGAACACCCACAAGGGATCCAAGCCAGGGTGTGCTAGCAACAgcagcccctcagctggtgctGTGCATTGTGGTGGTGCAATGGGAGAGCACTCACCCTTGTTTTGGTGTTTCCATAGCGAAGGATTAGCAGCAATCAACTGGGTTATTTGGGGCCAGATGTCATTGATATGAGAGTGGCAATGGAGAAAAGCAGGTCTTGGGTTAGCCCACAGGCACCTGATTCTTACACCAGGAATAGGCCTGGCCCTCAGGGTGCAAGCATAAAGACTACAGCTGCATtctacccctcctccccactgccccccctccgccgcccttctcagctgctgctccagccagcaCGGGAATCTCTTTCTGCTCCTCCGGGACAGCCCATGAGCTGTGGTCGGGGTGCAGTTGCAAGggagcacacagcaggccagACTGAGTTTATTTACACCTGTGTGCAACCAAGACCGATCCAACCAGCTTCATATTTACTAtggcccagctgagatcagaatccactGGTTCAGGGAGCTAGGCCACTTGAAAACCCACAAAGATTCCCGTTGGCAAAATtcagcaggaccaactccaaatGGTCAAAAATGGGGAGCCAGGCCCCAAAACATTGTgagattttaaacaaacaaactttgGGATCTTTGTCTTTGCCTTCCAGTTTGAGTCTTTAGGTTACTATCGTATTACTGTAACACACAGGCCTGGTCAAGACCCCATCATACTTAGGTTGTtagctctttgggcagggaccacCTTTTGTGGCCTCCTGCTCCAGGACTAGGGCACCTCAGTGCTCCAGGCATACAGCAACAACacttgcgctaggtgctgtacaaaggcagaaaaaaaaagacagaccctgccctATCGAGTTGACACTCTTGGGTCACGTGTTCAGGCTTTTCTCCGCTACCAAGAGGGCTaggaacatctttttttttttaaagcaagcagAGATGcccatgtaatcacatgactctggGACATGGGGCTTTAAttaaaacatcaaatattgtgaaactcatttttaaaatggtGAGGGGCTGGCTTCCCTGCCAACCCAACAGCCTTCTCCAGGGACATGCACCCTCTACCCTCTCCACAGCAGTAGACACAAAGGGCAAGCAAGATCGCAACATCCTCTTCAATCCTGCAGGTTGGTCTCACAAACACAGGCAGTGGGAGAGGGTtcgaagagccacaagaatgattaaagggttggaGAACCTGCCTTATAatgagagactcaaggagttcaatctatttagcttaacaaagagaaggttcaggggtgatttgatcacagtctgtaagtacctatgtggtgagcaaatatttaataacaggctcttcagtctgacagacaaaggtctaacaatgtccaatggctggaagctgaagctagacaaattcagactggaaataaggtgtaaatttttaagaGTGATGATAacttaccaaggattgtggtgtgGTTCTCCAACATGGGCAACTgctaaatcaagactggatgtttttctagatctgctctagttcaaacaggaattaactcaaggcaggtctctggcctgttctaagcaggaggttggactggatgacacagtggtcccttcttgccttgtAACCTTTGAAAAGCTCCCGGCACCGGCCTGGCACTGACCTTGTGTCCCTGCAGTGTTCTGTTCTGAGctcattttccctttttccttcccCTGCCTAGATGACCTGGACATGGATGACTTCCAGCTGGAGTTTGAGGAGACAAAGCTGCACCCCACCATCCAGTGCACACCCAGCCCCGGTGAGTAGCGAGCTGAGGGGAGACCCCGCCTCTAAATAAGACTCGAGGCCCTTCTAATGCAGCCAACTCCCACGTCCTTTCCCCTACATCTCACCACTCGCTACATACACACATAGACCAGAATCTGGGCTGGGTCCTGGGGGCAGCAGTGGGATTCCTCTTTCCCAGGCTGAAGCCATGGAGCTAGTGCCCTCTCAGGTGGAGAGGGAGGACTCACGGTAACCCCACCCTTCTACAGAGCTCTTCCCACCTCCAGCCTTTTCCTGTACCAGGTCCCATGCCTAGGAAGGCTGTATATCCCAGCAGAAGAGGGGATTGGATTGGCCCCATCACACACTAGTATAGGAAGCTGCAGACCAAACCACCTACCCTGGTACCACACAGAGCAGCCATGCTTCACATGTTCACCCAAGGCTCCCGCACATGTGGGTTGCTTTGCAGAAGCTAGTCTTGActttctggggggaaattcctttgcagccccaaatatggtgattagttagaccctgagcatgtgtgcaagacccaccaggcaaaCACCtaggaaaaaattctctgtagtaactcagtgtcccatctagtgtcccatctctggcctgTGGAGATATTTGccgctagcagtcacagatcggctccatgccattgtaggcagtttcATTGCACCATCCCCTCCAGAAACTTACCAAGTCAGAGTAAAGGGCTGACGTTCACGCCACACATCCCGGGGCCATGCACACAGATGCCAACACAGCCCTCCCCGTTTCTACACTCCCTGTCCTGCTCAGGAATGTTCGCTCCTACTTATACGCATTGTGCTCTTATCCACTGGATAGCACCAGCACCCCCTTAGGCAACTGGGGGGAGAGGACATTGGGGCAGAACTCAGGAGTAACACTGGAAGCACAGGGCCCTTGGAAAGTCGCCTGGGTAAGAAGTGCCCTCAGTGGGTCTTGGGCATTTGTTCCGACCCACTTCTGCTTAGTAGTGCTGAATGGGAGTGGGACTGGCTGGgtcaagccctggctgggatcagGCCAACGTACCGTATCAGTGACGCTACAGCAGGGTCAATGACTTTGGCCTTGTTTCCTTGCAGGTCCCTTCAAGCCTTGCACTCAGTTGTTTGAGAGCTGGATCATCCGCCTGGGGGTCTGGGCCATCGCGCTGGTCTCAGTGCTCTGCAATGGGCTGGTCAGCCTGGCCGTCTTCGCCTCGCCCAGCTACCTCTCGCCGGTCAAGTTCGTCATCGGCTCCATAGCCGGGGCCAATATGCTGACGGGCGTCTACTGCAGCATGCTGGCCGTGGTCGACGCCTTGACCTATGGGCAGTTTGCCAAGTACGGGGCCAGGTGGGAGATGGGCGCGGGCTGCAGGGCGACGGGCTTCCTGTCCGTCTTCGCCTCAGAGGCCACCATCCTCCTGCTGACTCTGGCCACTGTGCAGTGCAGCGTTTCGGTCTCCTGCTTCCGGCTGTATGGGAAGTCGCCTTCCTTCAGCAGCGTTAAAGCCGCCACGCTGGGCTGCCTGATGCTGTCCTGCGCAGCCGCGGCACTGCCACTCTTCTCCGTTGGGGAGTACGGCGCGTCCCCTCTCTGCCTCCCGTCCCCCATCCCCGACGGGAAATCCTCCACCCTGGGCTTCACGGTGGCCCTGGTGATGGTGAACACCCTCTGCTTCCTGATCATCACGGGCACCTACATCCGGCTCTACTGCAACCTGCTGAAAGGGGAGTTCGACACCCTCTGGGACTGCGCCATGATCAAGCACGTGGCCTGGCTGATCTTCACCAACTGTCTCCTCTACTGCCCGGTAGCCTTCCTCACCTTCTCCTCCATGCTCAACCTCTTCCTCATCACCCCAGAGGTCATCAAGTCAGTCCTGCTGGTGGTGCTGCCCTTACCTGCCTGCTTGAACCCCCTGCTTTATCTGCTCTTCAACCCCCACTTCCGAGACGACCTGCGCCTGCTGCGACACAGGGGCCAGACCAAGGGCAGCTGCCCCCAGTCATATGCCTCAGATGACATGGAGAAGAGCTCGTACGACTCCACCCAGGCACTGGTGACCTTCTCTGACGCCAATCACATATTTGAGGCTCCCGACGCCTTGAGTGTGCACCCCGTTCTGGATGCCTACAGCTTCCCCTCGGTGACGCTCGTCCCCTGCCAACAGAGGATGGGTGCCAGAGGGCAAGAGAGTGGCTACGCTGCCCGCCACCCCTGCCTGACCGATGACGAGCTGCTGGTTTCCTCAGaaagcagggatccagccagcaaTGGCCTGCGGGTCAGCTTCTTCTCCTCCCCGCCCGCACCATCCTTCACTTCTCACTTATAAACCCCCCGAGTGGCCACACAGGCAGCCCCTCATCAAATGAGCCAAGCAAGAGCCCCCCACATGGCCTTGAGGGGACGAGACGTAGGCTGGTCTGTGTCAGGCATTGACACCCCCCCACCGCATCATAACCCTGGGCAACAGGCAGCGCAGTCTGAGCCGTCATCCCAAGGGCTCAGGGCTTTCATGGCAGGACACAAGTGCATGACTGTACAAAGAAACACTGCTTCCCCTCCGCCCCTGCCTAAGAGGGGACCCCCCGAGCTCAGAGAGGGAGCTAGAGACACCCCCCTCCCGGGGTTTCCCTAGATAGGCCCCTAGCATACCAAGTCAGAGAGCAGGAGGGACCTGCAGCTAAGGAGCCAAAATGCTTCTAGCCCAGGGAGATGCCCCTTCCCAAGGGAGTGACCCCACAGCCTCTGTGGTGGCACGGGAGCTCTTGCCAAGCCTGCTGCCCTCTGACCCTACCAGCTGTGCCACTAGCCCACACTCAGTCCTGCTGGTCGTGTATCCTGGAAGAGGACAGATGAGCACGTGGAGCAAGTGGGAGTGACATGGCAGCAGGCAGTACCCACAGCGGCAGCAGCAATAACCCATTGCAACCCCATGGCAGGTGGGAGAATCCTCATGTTTAGCACCTCACGGGACACACTACAGACACCTTCTGGTGAGTGCTGCCACgccctgggaggggagtcagAACTGTGCCTTCCCCATTACGCAGCTGGGGGAACCAAGGGAGGGGATttaagggcaacattttcaaaagtggctgttAATTTGGGGCCTTGCATTTTCCCGTCTCCAGGGCCTACTAGAGGAGACAACCATCCTTCCACAGTGCCAGCCTTCCAGTGGCACTCTCACAGCCATTTGACCCCTTCCCACTGGGCCTAATAACAAATAAGGCTGTCTGCTCCCACACCAGCTGGGATCAGCGGGCGAGTAGCTGACCCGTCACAGGTGTGGCTGAGCCCGACCCCCTTTAAAGGGCAGTGACAGCTTTGTGATTGCTTGCTTTCatgtccagatcctcaaaggcatgtAGGCAGCTAACTCTCATTGGTCTCAGTGGGCAGCAGGccccctaaatacctttgaggctctgggccccTCTGCTTATATGGATAAACCCTTCCTGATCTGTttttctcagttccttcttattacCCCAAATGTGCATCCTCTAGCACACTCAGGGCTGCCTGCCATTTGTTCTCCTGAATCAGTGTTAACATTATCAGCCACCATGCTCTGGGATATTGTCTTACTGGAGGTGTTAGTCTGCGGCAAACACAGCCTGCTTTTAAAGGGCCCCGGATTAATATCATTCTGATCATTTATTCTTAACATTAATTCTACCCTGTGTCAAATACAAACCATGGACACATCCACCTATCACATGCCTGTACTAAGAGAAACTCTGAATTGGATGTAATGCCTTTAATACACCATGTATATGTTATTGTATGTATATATGATGCCATATATAATATCCAGCATGCGTGCGTGTGTATATtatgtgtatatttatatataaccAGTTTCCCTCCCCTGCTGACCATTCCTTTAAATTCCTACACCCTCTTTGTGTATATGAACTGTAAAGCATCCTGTATGAAAGACGCTATAGAAAAATAAattgtaaattttaaaataagttaTAATTGCTGCAGTTTTCCCCTAGAATGGGGTTAAAAACCCATGACTGGTTGGTTGTGTCTCATTAACATTAGTATCTCGGCCAATAAGCTTTTGGGGATGCAGAAGAAAAGGTAATACAAACACCGTCTGAGACAAAACCCTTTGGACTTGGCTAACTCCATTCTGTGTCTGTGATATGtatgtaatgtagacaagccctgagagccAAACTGGGCTCCTTCTGTGCATCTAATACAAAATGCAGAAGCTTTAACAGAGACAAGCCCTGAAGGTAAGTGGGGCTAGCAGTAGGAGAAAACATCCCATTATAGGTAAACTGAATGCATTTGCTCTGGATTCATTGAGACTCACACAGAGTTCCCCAAGGCAGTTCAGAGCAGAACCACATTTTAATCGTTCACCGGGACTTCCTGCATGCGCAAGCACTTGAGTGAGGGGAGCTAATTGACTTTCCACACATTCATAGTCACTAACTACCTCAGAATGAGTACAGGAAGGGCTGTGCCCTGTTCCCCACGTTCAGTCCCTACTGGAGAAGCAAACTCCTGTTGAGCTGTATAGGAAATATTTAGATGCAACTACTATTACTACTCTGTATGGGAGGTGAGGGAAAGAGGGTCACTGAAGCACCACTGAAACAAAGGCTTTAATTCCCCGGCTGCCTATACGCTGAGTCTGCATGGAGTGGTTggaggggctccctgcagcttctGGGAGAGCAGAGGCCT
Proteins encoded:
- the LGR6 gene encoding leucine-rich repeat-containing G-protein coupled receptor 6 isoform X2; this encodes MLENIRVRDKPASQRLDANLISVVPMKSFEGLPSLRHLWLDDNALTEIPVQALNNLPALQAMTLALNLIWHIPDYAFQNLSSLVVLHLHNNQIQSLGINSFEGLHSLETLDLNYNKLLEFPVAIRTLGRLQELSLNGATDIREFPDLKGTTSLEILTLTRAGIRLLPRGMCQQLPSLRVLELSHNQIEELPSFHRCQRLEEIGLQHNRIHEIRADTFGQLTALRSIDLSWNYIQSIHPEAFATLHSLTKLDLTDNQLVTLPLDGLGGLTHLKLQGNPALSEPFSKESFPKMRILEVPYAYQCCAYGVCSNFFKVSSQWGTEDVSPEDEDAHKRSMGLFPGHADNHYDLDMDDFQLEFEETKLHPTIQCTPSPGPFKPCTQLFESWIIRLGVWAIALVSVLCNGLVSLAVFASPSYLSPVKFVIGSIAGANMLTGVYCSMLAVVDALTYGQFAKYGARWEMGAGCRATGFLSVFASEATILLLTLATVQCSVSVSCFRLYGKSPSFSSVKAATLGCLMLSCAAAALPLFSVGEYGASPLCLPSPIPDGKSSTLGFTVALVMVNTLCFLIITGTYIRLYCNLLKGEFDTLWDCAMIKHVAWLIFTNCLLYCPVAFLTFSSMLNLFLITPEVIKSVLLVVLPLPACLNPLLYLLFNPHFRDDLRLLRHRGQTKGSCPQSYASDDMEKSSYDSTQALVTFSDANHIFEAPDALSVHPVLDAYSFPSVTLVPCQQRMGARGQESGYAARHPCLTDDELLVSSESRDPASNGLRVSFFSSPPAPSFTSHL